The Cryomorphaceae bacterium 1068 region TGATGAGGGCTTTTTCAGAATCTATGTCTTGTCACCCAAAAAGGACGAAAGGGTATATGACGATCACCTGATCATAAAACCACTCAAAAATGAACTTCGATTAATCAATCGGGTGAATTTGGAAAAGTACGTTGCGGGTGTCGTTGAAGCAGAGTCGGGTAAAGAAAAGGAGCTGGAGTTCTATAAAGTACAAGCCATTATTTCCAGGACTTATGCCTTGAGTAATCGGCGCAAGTTTTTAGCGAAAGGCTTTAACCTGAATGACCTCGTCGATAGTCAGGTATACCACGGTAAGTGCCGCTGGGAGCCAAGTATTCTTGAAGCGGTGCGCCAAACCGAAGGGAAAGTTTTGGTGGATAGTGAAATGAATCTTGTTACCGCTGCATTTCATTCAAACAGCGGTGGTGAGACGGTGAGTAGCGATGATGTTTGGTCCAAGCAGCTGCCCTATTTAAGCCCGCGATCAGACGAGTTTTCCCGAACAGGGGAGCACTACACATGGGAGCAAAAGGTCCACAGGAATAAATGGCTGGAGTACCTTTATCAGAAATACGACCTTTCTAATCAGGATGAGCAAATCTCCGAGATGGCTACCAATTACAAACAGCCAAATCGTCAAGTATTTTTTATTGATCCGGCTTACAAGATCCCGCTCAAAGACATCCGAATGGATTGGAAATTGAAGTCAACCTTTTTTGACATCACGTCGGATGGAGACTCCTTAGTCATTTCCGGAAAAGGCTTCGGACATGGCATTGGTTTGAGTCAAGAAGGAGCCATGCGGATGGCCGAATTGGGTTTTGGCTATGTCGACATACTGCACTTCTACTATGATGATGTGCACGTGATCGATCTACGTGCACTGGATTTCTTTAGAGAGGAATAGCCTCTCTAGAGGTTGTTATAGAGTTCCGTATAGTCCTGGGGTAGCTTGTTTTCAGAAAGGTACTTTTCAA contains the following coding sequences:
- a CDS encoding SpoIID/LytB domain-containing protein, translated to MRGAFLAFFLLVSYFSNAATDFELIDIGILDPINPSAVQVIPEIGSFAVIADGHNEATIRAGERVSLSLSNGRVKVSFPGRTLGLFKEVRLMSLTDEGFFRIYVLSPKKDERVYDDHLIIKPLKNELRLINRVNLEKYVAGVVEAESGKEKELEFYKVQAIISRTYALSNRRKFLAKGFNLNDLVDSQVYHGKCRWEPSILEAVRQTEGKVLVDSEMNLVTAAFHSNSGGETVSSDDVWSKQLPYLSPRSDEFSRTGEHYTWEQKVHRNKWLEYLYQKYDLSNQDEQISEMATNYKQPNRQVFFIDPAYKIPLKDIRMDWKLKSTFFDITSDGDSLVISGKGFGHGIGLSQEGAMRMAELGFGYVDILHFYYDDVHVIDLRALDFFREE